The stretch of DNA tctagatcaagaccaagaagtttataacgggcaaattctggaagatagttagttatacgtttcatttcttcataacccataagcaaactaagttcattatgatgtgtaagagaaatcaaatcatcacaatttttggaaacgattagatcatgaaaaaaTTTGCATCAGATGgtcaaatgaccacgttcattgcaaagctcacaagtgtggccaagaaaatttaaattttcggcaaaatcatctagcctttcttgcaacaatttagtttctaagtacttatgcctcttgcaatatctatcttccctatttggtgtgtacttacaaacccaatgcactccacaaaaattgacatgtttataggagacattttcatcataactagtgcaatcatcattagtaccatggatattcaaggagttcatactaacaacattgcattcatgctcatcattcaaagatttagtgccaaacattttaatgcattcttcttctaacactttggcacaattttcctttccatcatactcacgaaagatattgaaAATATGAAGTATATGAGgtagactcaattccattttttatagttttcttttataaactagactagtgctaaaacaagaaaataaaagactcaattgcaagatctaaagatataccttcaagcactcaccttcccggcaacggcgccagaaaagagcttgatgtctactacacaaccttcttcttgtagatgttgttgggccttcaagtgcagaggtttgtaggacagtagaaaatttccctcaaatggatgacctaagatttatcaatccgtaggaggcgtaggatgaagatggtctctctcaagcaaccctgcaacctaataacagagagtctcttgtgtccccaacacaccaaatacaatggtaaattgtataggtgcactagttcggcgaagagatggtgatacaagtggtatatggatggtagataaatgtttttgtaatctcaaaatataaaaacagcaaggtaactaatgattaaagtgagcgtaaacggtattgcaatgcgttgaaacaaggcctagggttcatactttcactagtgcaagtcctctcaacaataataacatattggatcacataactatccctcaacatgcaacaaagagtcactccaaagtcactaatagcgaagaacaaacgaagagattatggtagggtacgaaaccacctcaaagttattctttccaatcaatccgttgggctattcctataagtgtcacaaacagccctagagttcatactagaataacaccttaagacacaaatcaaccaaaaccctaacgtcacctagatactccaatgtcacctcaagtatccgtgggtatgattatatgatatgcatcacacaatctcagattcatctattcaaccaacaaaaagaacctcaaagagtgccccaaagtttctaccggagaatcacgataaaaacgtgtgccaacccctatgcaaaggttcatgggtggaacccgcaagttcatcaccaaaacatacatcaagtgaatcacgtgatatcccattgtcaccacagatacacacggcaagacatacatcaagtgttctcaaatctttaaagaatcaatccgataagataacttcaaaggggaaactcaatccattacaagagagtagaggggggaagaaacatcataggatccaaatataatagcaaagctcacgatacatcaagatcaatcacctcaagaacacgagagagagagagagagagagagagagagagagagagagagatcaaacacatagctactgatacataccctcagccccgagggagaacttctccctcctcgtcatggagagcaccgggatgatgaagatgtccaccggagagggattccccctccggcaaggtgccggaacgggtctagattggctttcggtggctacagaggcttctggcggcggaactcccgatctattgtgctccccgatcgttttagggtatatgggtatatataggaggaagtacgtcaggggagccacgaggggcccatgagggtggagggcgcacccagggggtgggcgcgccccctgcctcgtggcttcctcattgcttcccttacgtggactcaaaGTCTCCCGGgtcgctttccttccaaaaataagttccgtggagtttcaggtcaattggactccgtttgattttccttttctgcgatactctacaacaaggaaaaaacataaagtcgcactgggttaataggttagtcccaaaaatcatataaaatagcatataaaacatccaaggttgataatataatagcatggaacaatcaaaaattatagatacgttggaggcgtatcaataatgcattacgaaacaagtaaagagacttgccggtaacgagattaaactaggtaccgACGAtgaaatctcgggaaagtaacataccgatgacaaagggaataacgtatgttgttattgcggtttttgaccgataaatatcttcgtagaatatgtaggaaccaatatgagcatctaggttccgctgttggttattgatcggagatgtgtctcggtcatgtctacatagttctcgaacccgtagcgtccgcatgcttaatgttcgatgacaatttgtattatgagttctgtgttttggtgaccgaagtttttcagagtcccggatgagatcacggacataaccaggagtctcgaaatggtcaagaggtaaagattgatatattggacggcagtATTCGGACACCCGAATGGTTTTGgaatggttcgggtatttttcggagtaccgggaggctaccggAACTCCCCCGGGGaaatattgggcctacatgggccataggggagaggggaggaagCCCACAGggggtggccgcccccccccccctcccatagggagtccgaattggactaggggagggggcgcgcctccctttccttctcctcttccctcttccctctcccttccctctttccccctccatgagaaggaaaaaggaggggggccgaatcctactaggactggagtcctagtaggactcccccctcatgGCGCGCCCCGGGTGGCCggactcctcctctccctcctttatatacgttggcagggcaccccttggagacacaccaattgttccaagtCGTGTGCGGCGTCTCTCTCCATGGTTTACTCCTCcaatcatattcacgtagtgcttaggcgaagccctgcgcggatcacgtcaccatcaccgtcaccacgccgtcgtgctggcgaaattctccctcgaccctctgctagatcaagagttcgagggacgtcatcgagctgaaagtgtgctgaactcggaggtgacgtatgttcggtacttgatcagttggatcacgaagacgttcgactacatcaaccgcgttaacctaatgcttccgctttcggtctacgagggtacgtggacacactctccccctctcgttgatatgcatctcctagatagatcttgcgtgagcgtggaaaatctttgaaattgcatgctacgttccccaacaactttcaGACATATAACAGGACCCAATGCAAAATTTGGTGGGATTGCTAACCTCCGAAGACTNNNNNNNNNNNNNNNNNNNNNNNNNNNNNNNNNNNNNNNNNNNNNNNNNNNNNNNNNNNNNNNNNNNNNNNNNNNNNNNNNNNNNNNNNNNNNNNNNNNNNNNNNNNNNNNNNNNNNNNNNNNNNNNNNNNNNNNNNNNNNNNNNNNNNNNNNNNNNNNNNNNNNNNNNNNTTTTAGACATGCAAACAACAATCTGTAAAGATGGATTATTTCAGATACTTGTGCATCTCTAAAAACTATGGAAAATTACCGCACAGCTTATGTCTCGTGTGTCTACACTGTGTAATTTTTTTTAGGATTTGATTGCATTCTGACTATTCTGAAATATTCATAAAGCAACAAATTGTCGAACGTTACTTCTGTGTTATCGTCGTTCGTGTAGGGGGTCACACTCCAGAGCTGTGTGTTGGGTGTTTGAACCTAACCGCCACACTTTAAGACATGTGTGAGGACCCAGTGCGTTGTTTGGGTGGCATAGCTACCCCCGAAGACCCCGGACCGGCCTAACCCTAGCCTGGTTGACCCGGAATGCTACCCCCTTTCACTTTCAGCGGACGACCTTTGACCAGTGGACTTTTCCACCTGGTTGTGATAAGGTCAGCCCATAAAAACATTTCAGAACAAAGTTTGGGCCCAACCCACTACAAGATTCCCTCCGGGTTGACCCGACGTGGCCCCTTCCCCCTCTAAGTGCTGGCGGCAGTGCCGTCCGTGAAGGCGGTCACACTCTGGAGTTGTGTGTTGAGTGTTTGCACCTCCCATCACACTCTTAGACTTGTATGAGGACCCAACGCAAGATTTGGTGGGATTgctacccccgaagtccccagactAGCCTAACCCTAGCCCCATTAACCAGGAAAGTGTCCCTTTCACTTTCACAAAACGACCTTTGACAAATGGACTTTCCACCTGGTTGTGATAAGTAGCCCATAGGAACATTCCAAAACAAAGTTTGAGCCCAACCTATCACAAGATTCCCTCCGGGTCGAACCGTCGTAGTTTCCTCCTCTAAGTGCTGGCGCTAGTAACTTGTTTTTagcaatccaatatacacaaaggcTGTTGGAGGTGCTCCAACATCTTTTATATAGAAGTAATGCTAGATCCGAGGTCTCTAAAGCGCATCGACATGATGATGTGTCTCCTACCCTAGGTTTCAAGGCTCCAAGAACCTTTTGTCCGGTGGGCACTCCAGCGATCATGGAAGATAGCGGAGGCGACGGTGTAATTCGGCACGGAGGATTGTAAGGACCTACTCCCTCTGTCTtagaatataagaatgtttttgacactaatattttgggacggagggagtaatatttattCATTTGATTTTTGGGTCCATTTCATTCCTGGGTTGGGACGTCTCTTCTGTGTGCTTGCTGGACGTCTCTTCACGGTTGTATACGATGAGATCGAAGAACGGAAACACGCGGTAGCTTCGTAGAAAGAAGACTACGTGGTCTACACATGGCTGGACGGGTTGTCGTTTATACTTGACTAGCTTTCCCCGTCAATCAAATTGTAACGAAGCAGCAGCCTTTGAAGACTCTCGAGTCGAAGTCATGAACGGGACACGGAGCGGAGACCAATCTTCCACGTCAAGATACAATTGTTAACACAAACATGGGGCCAACGGCAAAGACATCTTTGCAGTTCATACTGTAGATAAACCGGAGAGTAGAGGAAAACAGCGGCAGTCAATGCAGTGTGCTCTCAACTTGCATGTTCGTTTCCACCCACCTTCTGAGTTCAGACCTTACATATGCAGTGAAGTATAGCATACATGATACATGCATCTCGTCTTCTCCTTGATTTGCCAGCTGCAATGCCTCGCACGACTACTCACCACACTTCATTCTTGCTACAGGTGATAACTTTAGGTTTCCTTGTAGAGATCCAGCTACTAGCACACCGTTCCCATGCCATGTCAGCAGACGCCGGTACTGCACCATGCCGCGGAGATCAGGCCGCGGCGCTCCTCGCCGTGAAGCGTTCCCTCTCCTTCACCGGAAGCGCCACCTCTGGGCCGGCCACCACGACGCTGCCGTCGTGGAGAGAGGGCACGGATTGCTGCCGATGGGAGGGCGTTGGCTGCGACAACGTCACCGGGATGGTCACCGCACTCAACCTCGCGTCGCGGAACCTCGCTGGGGCCGTCCCTGACTACATTAGGAACCTCTCAGCGCTGGAAGTCGTACTGCTCGGCAGCAACAAACTCACGGGTAAGTCTGTACTTACTCGCAAAAAGAAAGTATTTACTCCTCGATTTGTGATAGTAGAATAGCTAAATCATATGCCTACCAAAATTTGGGAAATGCTATGGGCTATGGAGAGATGCGGGACTGCTCCGCGGTGATGACGACATGCGCCAGGGCATTGAGGCAGCTCTAAGGTGGGCACAGGGCGAGTAGTCACATAGTGTGCCGGGTAGAGTTAGGTGGAGCTGGCGTGGGTGTCATGTAGCCATGCCATGTAAACTATTTGGGGCTCTTTCCCCTTCTTCTTTTAATAGATGATACGCACTCTAGTGCGTATTCAAGAAAAAAAATTGGGAAAGGCAGCCACGTGGGCCTGTTGGATTCCGTATGTCCTTAGGCATATTGCTATTAAATATTATGATGACCAAAATCTACGGAGATTTTAAAATCTTGTGTCAATTTTTAAGCCTAGCAAACCAAACGCCATGGATATGTTGTCGCAGGGATAACAATTTCCTCAAGTAAGCATGGCAAAAATACTGAGCAGTGCAAGGATTTGCCAAGCTTGCTGAAGGAAATTATCATCCTCGTGGCAAAATAATTTGTCATTCCAAGCGTTTGATTTGGCATGCTGAAAAATCCACCATTCGGTTTGTAGCAAAATCCAAATGTATGCGGCTTATGTCCCAAAGGATGGCCGGTTTAACAATATAGCATGTTCTACTTGAGCTTTAGGGTATCCTGAGTTTGTTACTTACTTTGTAAAAAAATGACTTCAAGACGTTGTAAAAACGGAAAGTAAATATATGGGATGTGTGCATCTTTGGACGTAGAGGCCCAGCAGGTGCCCTTCTCCATTTTCTTAAAGGAATTGCGCAAACAAACTGTTGTGGGTAAATTTCCAGAAAATTACCAGTGCTATATGCCAAATACTCTGACCTATAGAAGAGCATCTAGGTTTAAAGTAATTTCACAGGAAGTGTAGATTATTAGTCCTTAGGCATTTTTCCTACAAAGCTTGTGCTTTATCACATGGTGTATTTTACAATTATTATAGATAATAGTATATTTTAGCAAATATGTATCCTTTGTTTGTTCAAATATAACATGATATAGAGCAAAATCTCAGGAATTTAGCAACCACATAGGACGCACACGTAGACAAATATTCCATGTTCTCTTTGCATGGTCTTCTTTTTGTTAGAGCATGACAATATGAGTTGCAAATTAATTATGACATGGATCCAAATGTACACACTCCTTATCTAACCAGTTTTATGACTAACGCAAGCAATTTTCTTACACAGGGCCGGTTCCTCTTGATGCACATATGTTCCCATACCTCGCAGAGGTGGATCTAAGCAATAATTCATTCTGGGGGACGGTACCAGCATCCTTCTTCACTCAGCCAACATTGCAGAGATTGTGCCTCAACATGAACAGACTCTCTGGTGCTATCGAGGAATTCCAGAATCCATCAGCTACACTGACTTACGTTGACTTGAGCAGCAATCAGTTAACAGGTGCAATTCCAACTTCATTTGCGTATCTCACTGCACTTCAGATCCTgcaacttgaccacaacaatttcacgGGCACCTTGGATCTAAACCCATTCGTGAGGCTAAAGAACCTTACTATGATATCAGCATCCTATAATCCCTTGTTATCTGCTTCCGGGGATGGTAGTAAAATTGATGCTAGTAACAGCAGTATTACTAGTTTGAATCTAGCATATTGTAACCTAACAAGGTTGCCTCGAGTCCTTGGATATCTACCAGAACTAGGGAATCTGGATCTCTCTTGCAATCAAATTCAAGGGGAGATACCTCAGTGGATTTGGACAAACATGAGCTCCTTGAACCTGTCGCACAACCTCTTCACTACAGTAGGCCAGCCGCCGCACTATGTTAATATAATATACATCGATCTTAGCTTCAATATGCTCCGTGGCACCGTGCCTTTCCCTTCCAATGGGGATCGTCTTGATTACTCCAACAACAAATTCTCGTCCATCCCCCAGAGTAGTTTCCTCCGCTTCATCCAAATAAACCCTCTCCTCGAACGGTCCGGGCTCACGACCTACTCTATCAACCTTGCGAACAATGAACTGAGTGGGCCTATTCCCTACTCAGAATGTCGTGAGCAGTATGCTCTCAGAATGCTAGACCTATCCGGCAATAATCTCAGCGGATCGGTGCCACCTTATTTATTGAAAGGTTGCGGTCAACTCATTATGTTGAACTTGAGGGGAAATCATCTTGGCGGAACATGGCCTGACGAGACTAGCGAATCATGTCAGTTGCAGCTGATAGATTTACATGGGAATCATATCCAGGGGCGCCTCCCGAGATCGTTGGCTCGGTGCCAATATTTGATAGCTCTTGACATTGGTGGGAACCATTTCGAGGACTCTTTCCCTATATGGATGGGCCAGCTACCGCAACTCCGGCTACTCATCTTGAGAAACAACAATTTTCATGGCCCCGTGAGCATCCCTCCTCTTGTGGAGAAGAACTCGACTGCCGATTACTTTTCCCGTGTACGAATCATTGACCTTGCAGGAAATCACTTCAATGGTGATCTACCACCAGATTTCTTCAAGAGTTTCAAGTCCATGGTTTGGGGTCCGAACAGAACGATTGCAGAATATGATGATTATACTACAGTGTCTGCGAAACAAGGATTTATTTCTTATCTGGTGGCGGTTGATGTGGCCATGAAACAACAATACATGAGGGTGTCAAAAGTCAGTACTGACCTGGTGGTGATTGACCTGTCTAGCAACCGGTTCAGTGGCTTCATCCCGAGGTCAATCAGCAACCTGACGTCCCTGCATGTTGTAAACTTGTCTTCCAATGCCTTTGGCGGCAAGATCCCACGTGAGCTCGGCCAGTTGGTCCGGATCGAGTCACTGGACCTGTCGTGGAACCATCTTGTAGGTGAGATCCCGCAGGAGCTAGCAACGGTGACCACACTCGCGTGGCTCAACCTCTCCTATAATGATCTCAGTGGGAGGATACCTTCGGGCAGCCAGTTTTCCACATTCACCGGCAGCTCGTTCCAGGGCGGAAACAAAGGGTTGTACGGATGCCCACTTCTTGTGAAATGTAACCTTACATTCGTTACTTCACCATCTTCGTCGCTGCCACCTCCTGCGCGAGAAGGATCACCATTTGAGGATATCATGTTATGGCTTTTTGTTGGTGTAGGCTTCGGAGTCGGATTTGCGCTGACAATCGTATTGCAGGTTGTTTGCAGCGGTCGTCGCGAGAAAATAGCACGCATCGCTAGATGAAGTAGTTGCCTAGTCTTATTTATTTTACAATCAAGGATGTGTGGTGCAATTTCATGAGCGAAGGTTGAATGCATGCAATATGTACGAGTCTAAAGAAATGACCAGAACACTGGAGCTCTCATTCCAACCCCCCCCCCCGATCAGGTGACATGCACCTTTGCATGTCACTGTGTGACTTGCGGCTCAAATTCATATTTAAATATTGTAAAAAGATCTGAAAAAAATCATGCATGTTCATAGCACATATTAAGATAATccttaaaaaattcagatcaaaatttgAAACATACACCAAGAAGCAAAAAAGAGAAACTCACAT from Triticum dicoccoides isolate Atlit2015 ecotype Zavitan chromosome 6A, WEW_v2.0, whole genome shotgun sequence encodes:
- the LOC119314410 gene encoding receptor-like protein 33; this translates as MPRTTTHHTSFLLQVITLGFLVEIQLLAHRSHAMSADAGTAPCRGDQAAALLAVKRSLSFTGSATSGPATTTLPSWREGTDCCRWEGVGCDNVTGMVTALNLASRNLAGAVPDYIRNLSALEVVLLGSNKLTGPVPLDAHMFPYLAEVDLSNNSFWGTVPASFFTQPTLQRLCLNMNRLSGAIEEFQNPSATLTYVDLSSNQLTGAIPTSFAYLTALQILQLDHNNFTGTLDLNPFVRLKNLTMISASYNPLLSASGDGSKIDASNSSITSLNLAYCNLTRLPRVLGYLPELGNLDLSCNQIQGEIPQWIWTNMSSLNLSHNLFTTVGQPPHYVNIIYIDLSFNMLRGTVPFPSNGDRLDYSNNKFSSIPQSSFLRFIQINPLLERSGLTTYSINLANNELSGPIPYSECREQYALRMLDLSGNNLSGSVPPYLLKGCGQLIMLNLRGNHLGGTWPDETSESCQLQLIDLHGNHIQGRLPRSLARCQYLIALDIGGNHFEDSFPIWMGQLPQLRLLILRNNNFHGPVSIPPLVEKNSTADYFSRVRIIDLAGNHFNGDLPPDFFKSFKSMVWGPNRTIAEYDDYTTVSAKQGFISYLVAVDVAMKQQYMRVSKVSTDLVVIDLSSNRFSGFIPRSISNLTSLHVVNLSSNAFGGKIPRELGQLVRIESLDLSWNHLVGEIPQELATVTTLAWLNLSYNDLSGRIPSGSQFSTFTGSSFQGGNKGLYGCPLLVKCNLTFVTSPSSSLPPPAREGSPFEDIMLWLFVGVGFGVGFALTIVLQVVCSGRREKIARIAR